Within the Poecilia reticulata strain Guanapo linkage group LG13, Guppy_female_1.0+MT, whole genome shotgun sequence genome, the region taattaaaaccacaacaacaacaaaaacagttttgatatcgactgatatgaagtGATCATGTCGTCATTTGTTTTCCTGCCGTATCGTGCCGCCCTAGTTATGCATAAAACCATTATGTTGAgacatgttttggttttctagCTGGATTTAGAGCTGAATGAGAAATTCACCTGATCACATGACCTTGATAGGTATAGTAATTGTCTGGTGACATCACTGCCGGGTGACGTCACTGCCTGATGACATCACTGCCAGGTGACGGGTCTACCTGTGTCTTCTCTGTTTCCAGATCTGAACCCGTGCCGGACCAACCCCTGCCTTAACGGAGGAATCTGCAGTCAGGACCGGGATCagtttctgtgtctgtgtccTCCCAGGTTCCGCGGGAAAACCTGCGACTCGGGTCAGAAACGAGCTGCGACTCGGATAAACAGCACTCGGATAAACGGCGTCACACACCTCACCTGCTACCTGTGTCTCTGCCGTGTCTAGAGGTGTCGGAGTGTCGCTATGGGAACGGTGGCTGTCTGCAGTACTGCCAAGACCTGCCGGGGGGCGCTGGAGTTCAGTGTGGCTGTGCTGACGGATTTAAACTGGAGGCTGATGAAAAGAGCTGCACACCAACAGGTAACACACTACCTTTACCTGGTCTAATCTGAAATAAACCTGGTCTAATCTGAAATAAACCTGGTCTAATCTGAAATAAACCTGGTCTAATCTGAAATAAACCTGATCTAATCTGGTCTAATCTGAAATAAACCTGGTCTAATCTGGTCTAATCTGAAATAAACCTGATCTAATCTGGTCTAATCTGAAACAAAGTTGATCTGAGTCTCACCTGTCTGACAGGTCATTATCCTGTGTTGCACTAATTTTCCTGTCTAATCTGTAATTCCCACCTCCTCCTGTAATCCGTCAGATTTTCCTGAGGTGAAACTTTCCATAACTGCTTTATTCTCCCATCCAGTGGAGTTTCCCTGCGGCCGCCAGCAGATGGCAGCGTTGCACTACGGTCGATCCCTGTTGGATCTCCTGGAGGACGACAACGTTACCATGACAACGGACCAGAACAGCACCAACATGAACACAACGCAACACAACTCAACAGAACCGTCAGAGGCAACAAACTCGACGTCTGGTTGGTcaacttcagttattacagctgaacctgcagagacacacagagacggCTACAAACACGGCCTTCCGTCACCTGAAGGGCATTTATAATGTTTCCTTGAACTGTGTTGTTgcttaaatatacaaataaacttgattgattgattgattggcaGGTGGGAACCAGACAGAGGGACAAATGGAGGAGAATTATTCAACTCgtattgtgggaggaaacctggAGAGCCGAGGAGGAAGTCCCTGGCAGGTTAGTCTTCTACTGATGGATCTGTTCAGGTTCTGATCAGGTTCTGATTGATTCTGACCGGTTGtgtccaggttctggtccacAGGTCGGACGGGTTCGGGTTCTGTGGAGGAACCCTGGTTTCGGAGCGTTGGGTTGTTTCTGCAGCTCACTGCTTTGAGGACTCAGCGGACCACATTACTGTAGGTGAGAAtagagctttattttgaaaaacctggCTAACTGGTTCCTGTTCCTGTCCCAGACGGGCCTGCTGGACCAGAACAAACCGATGGAAACCATCAGCCGGTTTGATTGGTCTCTGTACTGACTGGCTGGTTTGATGTCTGATTTactgctttgatttattttttcagtgttttaagcCTACAGACTATCGATCAAATTTAAGTCTGGGATTTGACTAGACCActttgaaactttattttacttttctaagTTGGAGGTAGATTTGCTGTTAGTCTTTGATGGTTGAAGTTTCTCCTTCAGGAATATTTGCTAGAAAGCATAAACTATGAGAAAACGTTATTGAAGTTCACACGCACACaggcttgattgacagcgctaggccctgcctcctggctctgattggctgtttgcAGTTGGCActgagagaaggcagagaagatcgttttttttttttgacagattatTCATCtcatactgtcacgacatggtgacagattcaacaaatataaaaaatattttttataaaagttacattcattgtttctttttcaagaGGAATCTGGTGAGACGGCAGCTCCGTTTACAAGTATCAACATTTACATCCAACTagagaaacacatttgtttaaagGCATCAAAGCATAAAATCACGAaaacatctaataaaaaaaaagcaacagcagtTATAATTCTGCTCATAagttctgttttccttttctcagtTTCTTCGTCTCATGATTATTTattcctttgtttgtttgtttttcaggtgaCTACGATAAAAAACGTCCTGATCCAGACGAGCAGAAAATAAAGATCCAGCAGATCATCGTCCATCCTCATTTCCACTCCTACACCTTCGACAGCGACATCGCCCTGCTCTACCTGGCCCAGCCGGCCCTCAGGGGCCCCACCGCGGTCCCCGCCTGCCTGCCGGACCCCCACCTGTCCAGATACCTGCTGAGGGTAACCCGGTTCCAGCCTTGAGTCCGGCTGATGGATGTTTCGGGCTCTGACTGCCTGTCTGTGTTCAGGAAGACACCCGGGGCGTGGTGACGGGGTGGGGCGCCACGCAGTACCTGGGCAGCTCCTCCCGCTTCCTGAGGAAGGTGACCCTGCCGGTGGTCAGCTACCAGGTCTGCTCTGCCTCCACTGAACAGGTGAGCTGACCCCCACCTGCAGGGGGCGGCGCTGAGCCGAAGTCAGAGCTCACCAGGTTTTATGCTGCAGAATgttccacatttttcttctggtttACTTTGGACTTTGCTAAATTTGCTAACTTACCGTTCCAGGAAAACGGTTTATCACTACAAGCACCTAAGTACCACACTGGACTCTTTTCTCTACTATTGTCTTTTTTGCACATCCATTTCTATCACTTGTGTTTGTCatatgtgacatttaaaaattgaaagaaaaaaaaaggaaagaaagaaaactgtttatctctGGTCATTGGTTTCCTTGCtgactagccttagcattcgtTACATTAGGAAACTTTAGTTTAGCAGAGAGAAGAGATGGAGGATGAACATGGGCATGATTAACAGCACTTAGTCCCGCCTccgggctctgattggttgtttctagataacactgggagaaggcagaggaaattgattttttaacAGATCATCTGTTTCAtatcaaactgtcacaacatggtgacagattaaacaaatatgtaaaaaaatgttttacaaaagttccaaaacaaaaaatgtccagGAAAGGCCGTGAGTGGCAGCAGGTGGTTTGGTTCTTGATCACACTTCCAACTTGAttgtttggaaaatatatatatattttacttcttgccaaaatatagacaaaataataactaaaaattTCTTACAACTTAGTTGTAAATGAAAGTTGACTTAATCTGATACTTTAAGTTCAAAAAGtggtaaaaacagaataattttacCAAAACCTTCAGATATTGTCTAAACAAAAGCCATCCTGCATGCACCCAGTGTGTTCTTCATCACAGAAATTAATGTGAGGGTCTAAAAGTTATCAAAGAAATCTAGACAatttcagatataaaaaaaataattacatattttggtCCTAAACTAACTTCAGTATATTTTACCTTCTgaaagaaaagctaaattgattttttaaaaattcacaaaaattcaacataaatgtCCACAacagttactgcagctttaaaaccgATTTCTGTTTGGTTGATGTGCAGCTTGTtttccagcagggggagctgttGCTCTCATTAACTGATCAGTTAcctgttgcattttaggcaggttttttacatcattattgctttaaattattttttctgtttaaagttgtgattttaaaaCCCTGATGTTTCAGAGTGAAccctcttctcctccctctccGTCCTGCAGGTGATCACAGACAACATGTTCTGTGCAGGTTACCTGGAGACCAACATGGACGCCTGCAGCGGAGACAGCGGCGGGCCGTTCGTGGTCCACTACCGAGGAACCTGGTACCTGACCGGGATCGTCAGCTGGGGGGAGAAATGCGCCGCGCGGGGGAAGTACGGCGTTTACACCAGGCTGGGAAACTTCCTGGGCTGGATCAGAGACACCATGCAGAGGGTGGAGCGGAACCAGACTCTGAGCTGATgaggctttgactggaccgcatcgggaccaccaccaccactgcCGCCGCCACCACCAGCAGCGAACATCAACGGACTTAAAGGAGTCGAATCATTGACAGACAGAAAGTTTTCCAgctaaaactaaattttttttttaatttcagtttttatttgttttttgtgcaaatttgcaacatttattggaaatgcaacaaaatgttgaagGATTATTGAGCTTCTCCGTCCTGCAGGCAGCAGGATGTGCAAGTTTAATAACCCAGAGCTGCTCTCGGTACCAACAGACGCTGAATCAAGCAGATCTGTCACATCGGATCATCCTGTTAGGAATTATGGGATGTTTTCATAAAGGCTTAATGAATTTATCAGATTCTGGTtttaataaacagatttttacagaaatcCTCATTTCCTCTGATTCAAACAGTGAAGGGCCAAATCTGATTAGTTTTCTGCTCTGTTGTGATTACGTTTGAGTTGagaatttcataaaaaatatgtattttaaaaaacttcacATCGGCAGTTAGGTCTTAAATTCAGTCtaacttcagttttctttcagctTCCAAACTAAAACCAGCCTGAGGTGTTAACATGAATCAAACTTTAGAGCTTTTTCCAAACATTGAAGCATAAAAAACCACCAACAGACTAAAATACCAGCTTTATCACATATGAAACTGAAATCTTGATAAGAAACAGAAGTCTATGTAGTTAAGTcttaaagacttaaaaacaaaaggtgattaaattggaaaaaattatgtttcatttttaagatgaaatgtaaaacggttctaacagaaataaaaactaaaagtagcCTAAAAGCAGTGATGATCAGCAGGTTCACACACGTCAGTGGGAGTGTCTCCATGAGGCTCTgccaacaagaaaaacaagaaaaatcagGAAGAACAAAACGACAAACGAAGCTGCAGGTGATACACGAAGTTTCTGAAGAAGAGCCAGGATCTgggtgagtttttcttttctttttatttcgtAGAGATAAAACTGCGTCAGAGTTTCATTCATGACTCCACAGTGAAGTTAGTGTCAGGCTGGAAACTCGACAGACTTCCAGTCCAACATTTACTTCAGGAAGTGACTCTGCAGGTCATGTGCTGTCAGGACTGAGAGACAAAACTCCAGTCGAATTGCAGACAAATACCAACAGGAAATGGCAAACAAAGGGAAAAGCCACAGAGTGAGGGTATGCAGAGGCAGACCCAGTCATTTTGGGGCCCAGGGCCAACCTTTGCAGCGGGGCCCCTGCTGTAATGAACCCTGAGGGTGAAGATCCTGAAGGCCTGCTGTTCTGTCACAgggtgcagctgctgcagccaggCTAcgatttattttagaaagtaaTTGTTAATACACAGAGGACGGTGAGAGAACCCAGAAACCATTCCGGTAATCTTAGAAcaacttcaacacatttttacccAAATAGAAAATGGgtaaaaatttaattcaagCAATTAAATTTTTACCGCATCTTTAATTGCTTAAAGCAGCGATATCATATAGAATcaacttttgagttttacatcatattataaaattattctctcatcaaaaaacaacaatagtgTTGCTTGGTTAATTAATgagtgtttgagaaatccttgaatctccatggcaaccattcagctggatggacctagccctgccttcgagacgcagctcctcccctcgcagctccttcagactagccagcagcgattagcaaacacctgttggaGCTACTGAGGTCAttacaggagctgctgctcagtgtaaaaacgttaaagggttaatagaggagccatgttgggatgacttcctgaaggcagcgcTTCAATGAAGAGTGggaatttttaaagagaaaatttgAAAGAGTTGAATtacaaagtgaaatttcttttaagtcatatttgatatatacataATTTGTAACAGTGCAATGTAAGATAATAACTTagttgtgctacaaaatggctCTATGTGGCTcataaagggacagtattatataaaatcaacttttttgtgcttcacatcatattataattttatcaATTAGCAATCAAAGCAacagagtgttgctttgattctgtcATGAATGTTTAagtccttgaatctcccatggcaaccattcagctgtgcccAAACCTTTGCTCACACAAATCTAACGTTTACCAAACAGCTTCTGCCTCATGACTctactcagctcctccagactagcggcagcatgCTCTTCAATCTTCATTACATGAATCCCAATAATATTCACCCAGTGACTATTGTGTTAAACCCAGTAAAACTGTTTCTGTTATACCAACTCCAGAATCATGTTTCTTATCCAGTCAGTTTTAAACTCTAAGGAAACTGAACCTCCTGACCTTGAAGTGAATCAGAGAATAAGAACCAACATTTATAGCTTCAGATGAATCCATCCTAACAATCTgtctgtttcctctgcaggtgaaggCAGTGTGAGCTGATGTGGATTCAGCAGCATGGATCAGGATCAGGATGTGAATGAGAGCGTTCCTCTGCTCAGAGAGCAGAAGAAACGGagcagaggtcaaaggtgagaCCAGCGTCTCTGACTGGCTGAGCTCAGCATGGACATCAAGcatcttcagtgtttctgtttttgttgttacagTTCAGAGGATCAACATCCCATCCCAACATGTCTGACTTGGTGTTGCTCATTCTGGTACGCTTTCAGTTTTTCGCCAGTTCATGATCATCCACTATTTATCATCTAGGAAAGACTGAATGTTCAACTGTtcattttgtattgtttttccaaaactttaaaatccatcAGCTTAAGTACCACTCTTTATTAATCCACAATATCCTGTGAATGTATTCAGACTCATATAAATGTCCCCAATATGTCTAAACTATCACAATGAGCGCTTAGAAAGAGAAACGAGAGGAAATGCAGTTCTGTGTGAAACAGCAGTGTGAATGCTGATCTGTTGAatgaatgaaacagaaagataatcaagaaaatggaaaaagtgaaaaattaccACAACgtagaaaaatgtgcatttccTGCAAAAATGCAGTATATATACAAAATTAAGAATAGAAAACTTTATAGCAAGGGCAAATTCACAGCATAAAAACTGATCagttgttgaaaataaaaataaacagacaaatttCACCACAACTACAGACATTGTTAACATGCaaacttttccctttttgttcttGGATATATTTTTCTAGCAGCACACAGAGACCAGACTCACCTGAAGCCCAGCCTGTAACCGGACCAGAGACGGTGTCAGAATACGAACCCAACTCTGGATCAGAAACCATTTCAATTtatgaaccagaaccagaacctgaacctgagAATCTATCAGGATATGGACTCAACTCTAAACCTGAACCTCCATCTGAGACCTTATCAAGATGTGAACGTGGATCAAAACTGGTACCAGAACCAGACACCCTGTTGGGATTTCAACCTAAATTTGTGCCCAGATCTGAATCCATATCAATTTATGAACCTGAGTTAATATCAGTACCAGTACCAGATGCTGAGGCACCATCAGGGTTTGAACCCAAGTCTGAACCTGAACCTCCATCTGAGCTCTTATCAGTATGTGGACCTGGATCAGAGCTGGAACCAGAATCTGACATCCTGTCGGGGTCTGAACTTGTATCCGGATCAGAAACCAAATCAGTTTGCGAATCTGAATCAGTACCAGATGCTGAGGTACCATCAGTGTTTGAATCCAACTCTGAGCCTGAACCTCCATCTGAGATCTTATCAGGATGTGAACCTGGATCAGAACTGGAACCAGAATCTGACACCCTGTCGGGATCTGAACCCAAATCTGAACTTGTATCCGGATCAGAAACCAAATCAGTTTGTGAATCTGAATCAGTACCAGATACTGAGGCACTATCAGGGTTTGAACCCAAGTCTGAACCTGAACCTCCATCTGAGATCTTATCAGTATGTGGACCTGGATCAGAGCTGGAACCAGAATCTGACATCCTGTCGGGGTCTGAACTTGTATCCGGATCAGAAACCAAATCAGTTTGTGAATCTGAATCAGTACCAGATACTGAGGCACTATCAGGGTTTGAACCCAAGTCTGAACCTGAACCTCCATCTGAGATCTTATCAGTATGTGGATCTGGATCAAAGCTGGAACCAGAATCTGACACGCTGTCGGGATCTGAACCTTTGCCTCATCCTCAGACCATCTCTGAACCTCCAGAGAATTCTGGACCTGAAGATGATCAGTCTACCAATCAAAGGTAAGTTTGTCTTACTCATATGTCTGAAATTTCATGGTGAGAGCTTAGAAAGGTAAATAAtaactgtttaataaaaacatatttcatataACTGCAGTTGATAACCCTAAAAYATTTCccctttttcttaaatatatttttacagtagCATTCCAGACTCCCCTGAACCTCAACCTGAACCTGAGAGAGTGTCCGAATACCAACCCAACTCTGAACTGGTACCTGGGTCAGAAACCAAATCAGTTTATGAACCTGAATCAGCACCAGATGCTGAGGCACTATCATGGTTTGAACCCAACACTGAACCCGAGCTTCAATCTCAGACATTAATAGGATGTGAATCTGGATCAAAGCTGGGATCAGAACCTGACACCCTGCTGGGATCTGAATCTTTACCTCATCCTCAGACCATCTCTGAACCTCCAGAGGGTTCTGGACCTGAAGATGATCAGTCTACCAATCGAAGGTAAGTTTTTTATATTCATGTCCCCTATATGTGCAAAAAAATTCTGGgaatatatttttcctttatcatACATTTCTAGCCACACACAGGAACCAGACTCCCCTGAAGTCCAGACTGTAACCGGACCAGAGACAGTGTCAGAATACGAACCCAACTCTGGATCAGAAACCATTTCAGTTTAtgaaccagagccagaacctgaacctgagAATCTATCAGGATATGGACTCAACTCTAAACCTGAACCTCCATCTGAGACCTTATCAAGATGTGAACTTGGATCAGAACTGGTACCAGAACCAGACACCCTGTTGGGATTTCAACCTAAATTTGTGCCCAGATCTGAATCCATATCAATTTATGAACCTGAGTTAATATCAGTACCAGTACCAGATGCTGAGGCACCATCAGGGTTTGAACCCAAGTCTGAACCTGAACCTCCATCTGAGTTCTTATCAGTATGTGGATCTGGATCAAAACTGGAACCAGAATCTGACACGCTGTCGGTATCTGAACCTTTACCTCATCCTCAGACCATCTCTGAACCTCCAGAGGATTCTGGACCTCAAGATGATCAGTCTACCAATCAAAGGTAAGTTTGTCTTATATTCCTCATGTGTCTGAAATTTCATGGTGAGAACTTAGAAAGGTAAATAAtaactgtttaataaaaacatatttcatataACTGCAGTTGATAACCCTAAAATATTTCccctttttcttaaatatatttttacagtagCATTCCAGACTTCCCTGAACCTCAACCTGAACCTGAGAGAGTGTCCGAATACCAACCCAACTCTGAACTGGTACCTGGGTCAGAAACCAAATCAGTTTATGAACCTGAATCAGTACCAGATGCTGAGGCACTATCATGGTTTGAACCCAACACTGAACCCGAGCTTCAATCTCAGACATTAATGGGATGTGAATCTGGATCAAAGCTGGGACCAGAACCTGACACCCTGTCGGGATCTGAACCTTTACCTCATCATCAGAGCATCTCTGAACCTCCAGAGGATTCTGGACCTGAAGATGATCACTCTACTAATGAGAGGTACGTTCCTGTTTTGGCCCCTGTGTGTCTGAAACATCATGTGGTCAGACTGGATGAAGTTGGTGTGGTTGAAGCAAACACTGGAGTTGGAGGAATTCATTGAACCCAG harbors:
- the LOC103475258 gene encoding proteoglycan 4-like isoform X3, with the translated sequence MDQDQDVNESVPLLREQKKRSRGQSSEDQHPIPTCLTWCCSFCSTQRPDSPEAQPVTGPETVSEYEPNSGSETISIYEPEPEPEPENLSGYGLNSKPEPPSETLSRCERGSKLVPEPDTLLGFQPKFVPRSESISIYEPELISVPVPDAEAPSGFEPKSEPEPPSELLSVCGPGSELEPESDILSGSELVSGSETKSVCESESVPDAEVPSVFESNSEPEPPSEILSGCEPGSELEPESDTLSGSEPKSELVSGSETKSVCESESVPDTEALSGFEPKSEPEPPSEILSVCGPGSELEPESDILSGSELVSGSETKSVCESESVPDTEALSGFEPKSEPEPPSEILSVCGSGSKLEPESDTLSGSEPLPHPQTISEPPENSGPEDDQSTNQSSIPDSPEPQPEPERVSEYQPNSELVPGSETKSVYEPESAPDAEALSWFEPNTEPELQSQTLIGCESGSKLGSEPDTLLGSESLPHPQTISEPPEGSGPEDDQSTNRSHTQEPDSPEVQTVTGPETVSEYEPNSGSETISVYEPEPEPEPENLSGYGLNSKPEPPSETLSRCELGSELVPEPDTLLGFQPKFVPRSESISIYEPELISVPVPDAEAPSGFEPKSEPEPPSEFLSVCGSGSKLEPESDTLSVSEPLPHPQTISEPPEDSGPQDDQSTNQSIPDFPEPQPEPERVSEYQPNSELVPGSETKSVYEPESVPDAEALSWFEPNTEPELQSQTLMGCESGSKLGPEPDTLSGSEPLPHHQSISEPPEDSGPEDDHSTNESDET
- the LOC103475255 gene encoding coagulation factor IX, with protein sequence MLSSMTANLGFLLSCSTLIQCSVFIDQPTAVQVLPSSTRRRRANAFALEEMLPGNLERECYEERCSKEEAAEIFHTHETTMEFWYRYQNLNPCRTNPCLNGGICSQDRDQFLCLCPPRFRGKTCDSEVSECRYGNGGCLQYCQDLPGGAGVQCGCADGFKLEADEKSCTPTVEFPCGRQQMAALHYGRSLLDLLEDDNVTMTTDQNSTNMNTTQHNSTEPSEATNSTSGGNQTEGQMEENYSTRIVGGNLESRGGSPWQVLVHRSDGFGFCGGTLVSERWVVSAAHCFEDSADHITVGDYDKKRPDPDEQKIKIQQIIVHPHFHSYTFDSDIALLYLAQPALRGPTAVPACLPDPHLSRYLLREDTRGVVTGWGATQYLGSSSRFLRKVTLPVVSYQVCSASTEQVITDNMFCAGYLETNMDACSGDSGGPFVVHYRGTWYLTGIVSWGEKCAARGKYGVYTRLGNFLGWIRDTMQRVERNQTLS
- the LOC103475258 gene encoding proteoglycan 4-like isoform X2, which gives rise to MDQDQDVNESVPLLREQKKRSRGQSSEDQHPIPTCLTWCCSFCTQRPDSPEAQPVTGPETVSEYEPNSGSETISIYEPEPEPEPENLSGYGLNSKPEPPSETLSRCERGSKLVPEPDTLLGFQPKFVPRSESISIYEPELISVPVPDAEAPSGFEPKSEPEPPSELLSVCGPGSELEPESDILSGSELVSGSETKSVCESESVPDAEVPSVFESNSEPEPPSEILSGCEPGSELEPESDTLSGSEPKSELVSGSETKSVCESESVPDTEALSGFEPKSEPEPPSEILSVCGPGSELEPESDILSGSELVSGSETKSVCESESVPDTEALSGFEPKSEPEPPSEILSVCGSGSKLEPESDTLSGSEPLPHPQTISEPPENSGPEDDQSTNQSSIPDSPEPQPEPERVSEYQPNSELVPGSETKSVYEPESAPDAEALSWFEPNTEPELQSQTLIGCESGSKLGSEPDTLLGSESLPHPQTISEPPEGSGPEDDQSTNRSHTQEPDSPEVQTVTGPETVSEYEPNSGSETISVYEPEPEPEPENLSGYGLNSKPEPPSETLSRCELGSELVPEPDTLLGFQPKFVPRSESISIYEPELISVPVPDAEAPSGFEPKSEPEPPSEFLSVCGSGSKLEPESDTLSVSEPLPHPQTISEPPEDSGPQDDQSTNQSSIPDFPEPQPEPERVSEYQPNSELVPGSETKSVYEPESVPDAEALSWFEPNTEPELQSQTLMGCESGSKLGPEPDTLSGSEPLPHHQSISEPPEDSGPEDDHSTNESDET
- the LOC103475258 gene encoding proteoglycan 4-like isoform X1 — protein: MDQDQDVNESVPLLREQKKRSRGQSSEDQHPIPTCLTWCCSFCSTQRPDSPEAQPVTGPETVSEYEPNSGSETISIYEPEPEPEPENLSGYGLNSKPEPPSETLSRCERGSKLVPEPDTLLGFQPKFVPRSESISIYEPELISVPVPDAEAPSGFEPKSEPEPPSELLSVCGPGSELEPESDILSGSELVSGSETKSVCESESVPDAEVPSVFESNSEPEPPSEILSGCEPGSELEPESDTLSGSEPKSELVSGSETKSVCESESVPDTEALSGFEPKSEPEPPSEILSVCGPGSELEPESDILSGSELVSGSETKSVCESESVPDTEALSGFEPKSEPEPPSEILSVCGSGSKLEPESDTLSGSEPLPHPQTISEPPENSGPEDDQSTNQSSIPDSPEPQPEPERVSEYQPNSELVPGSETKSVYEPESAPDAEALSWFEPNTEPELQSQTLIGCESGSKLGSEPDTLLGSESLPHPQTISEPPEGSGPEDDQSTNRSHTQEPDSPEVQTVTGPETVSEYEPNSGSETISVYEPEPEPEPENLSGYGLNSKPEPPSETLSRCELGSELVPEPDTLLGFQPKFVPRSESISIYEPELISVPVPDAEAPSGFEPKSEPEPPSEFLSVCGSGSKLEPESDTLSVSEPLPHPQTISEPPEDSGPQDDQSTNQSSIPDFPEPQPEPERVSEYQPNSELVPGSETKSVYEPESVPDAEALSWFEPNTEPELQSQTLMGCESGSKLGPEPDTLSGSEPLPHHQSISEPPEDSGPEDDHSTNESDET